One Choloepus didactylus isolate mChoDid1 chromosome 8, mChoDid1.pri, whole genome shotgun sequence DNA window includes the following coding sequences:
- the TIGAR gene encoding fructose-2,6-bisphosphatase TIGAR isoform X1, with product MTRFALTVIRHGETRLNKEKVLQGQGIDEPLSETGFKQAAAVGIYLKNVKFSHAFSSDLTRTKQTMHGILEKSKLCNNMTVKYDSRLRERALLSIGPLQKYGVAEGKALTELRTLAKIAGEECPTFTPPGGETLDQVKMRGKVFFENLCQLILEEADQKEQFSQGAPGNSLETSLAEIFPLAKNLRSEFNSNGSTPGLAASVLVVSHGAYMRSLFDYFLTDLKCSLPATVSKSEIASVSPNTGISLFIINLEEGKEGKPTVQCVCMNLKEHLNGVTETH from the exons TGGAGAAACAAGACTTAACAAGGAGAAAGTACTTCAAG GACAAGGAATAGATGAGCCTCTTTCAGAAACTGGATTTAAGCAAGCAGCCGCCGTTGGCATATATCTTAAAAATGTCAAGTTTTCTCATGCTTTCTCTAGTGATCTCACGAGGACTAAGCAG ACCAtgcatggcattttggagaaaagcaagTTGTGCAATAATATGACAGTAAAGTATGATTCGAGACTTCGAGAAAGG GCACTTTTATCTATCGGACCATTGCAGAAATATGGGGTTGCAGAAGGCAAGGCGCTGACTGAGCTAAGGACATTGGCGAAAATAGCTGGGGAGGAATGCCCTACCTTCACCCCACCTGGAGGAGAGACGCTGGACCAG gTGAAAATGCGTGGAAAAGtcttttttgaaaatctttgtcAGTTGATCCTGGAAGAAGCAGATCAAAAAGAACAGTTCTCACAAGGCGCACCAGGCAACTCTCTGGAAACTTCTTTAGCAGAAATATTTCCTTTAGCAAAAAACCTCAGATCCGAATTTAATTCCAACGGCAGTACTCCAGGATTAGCAGCCAGTGTCTTAGTTGTGAGTCATGGAGCTTACATGAGAAGCCTGTTTGATTATTTTCTGACTGACCTTAAGTGTTCCTTACCAGCAACTGTGAGCAAATCTGAGATTGCTTCAGTCAGTCCCAATACAGGGATTAGTCTCTTTATCATAAAtctggaagaaggaaaagaaggtaaACCCACAGTTCAGTGTGTCTGTATGAACCTAAAGGAGCATCTAAACGGAGTGACTGAAACCCACTAA
- the TIGAR gene encoding fructose-2,6-bisphosphatase TIGAR isoform X2 — protein sequence MTRFALTVIRHGETRLNKEKVLQGQGIDEPLSETGFKQAAAVGIYLKNVKFSHAFSSDLTRTKQTMHGILEKSKLCNNMTVKYDSRLRERKYGVAEGKALTELRTLAKIAGEECPTFTPPGGETLDQVKMRGKVFFENLCQLILEEADQKEQFSQGAPGNSLETSLAEIFPLAKNLRSEFNSNGSTPGLAASVLVVSHGAYMRSLFDYFLTDLKCSLPATVSKSEIASVSPNTGISLFIINLEEGKEGKPTVQCVCMNLKEHLNGVTETH from the exons TGGAGAAACAAGACTTAACAAGGAGAAAGTACTTCAAG GACAAGGAATAGATGAGCCTCTTTCAGAAACTGGATTTAAGCAAGCAGCCGCCGTTGGCATATATCTTAAAAATGTCAAGTTTTCTCATGCTTTCTCTAGTGATCTCACGAGGACTAAGCAG ACCAtgcatggcattttggagaaaagcaagTTGTGCAATAATATGACAGTAAAGTATGATTCGAGACTTCGAGAAAGG AAATATGGGGTTGCAGAAGGCAAGGCGCTGACTGAGCTAAGGACATTGGCGAAAATAGCTGGGGAGGAATGCCCTACCTTCACCCCACCTGGAGGAGAGACGCTGGACCAG gTGAAAATGCGTGGAAAAGtcttttttgaaaatctttgtcAGTTGATCCTGGAAGAAGCAGATCAAAAAGAACAGTTCTCACAAGGCGCACCAGGCAACTCTCTGGAAACTTCTTTAGCAGAAATATTTCCTTTAGCAAAAAACCTCAGATCCGAATTTAATTCCAACGGCAGTACTCCAGGATTAGCAGCCAGTGTCTTAGTTGTGAGTCATGGAGCTTACATGAGAAGCCTGTTTGATTATTTTCTGACTGACCTTAAGTGTTCCTTACCAGCAACTGTGAGCAAATCTGAGATTGCTTCAGTCAGTCCCAATACAGGGATTAGTCTCTTTATCATAAAtctggaagaaggaaaagaaggtaaACCCACAGTTCAGTGTGTCTGTATGAACCTAAAGGAGCATCTAAACGGAGTGACTGAAACCCACTAA